A stretch of the Stegostoma tigrinum isolate sSteTig4 chromosome 34, sSteTig4.hap1, whole genome shotgun sequence genome encodes the following:
- the LOC125446419 gene encoding histone H4-like: MSGRGKGGKGLGKGGAKRHRKVLRDNIQGITKPAIRRLARRGGVKRISGLIYEEVRGVLKVFLENVIRDSVTYTEHAKRKTVTAMDVVYALKRQGRTLYGFGG, translated from the coding sequence ATGTCGGGCAGAGGGAAAGGTGGCAAGGGTTTGGGAAAAGGCGGAGCGAAGCGCCACCGCAAAGTTCTGCGGGACAATATTCAGGGAATCACTAAACCTGCCATTCGGCGTCTCGCTCGCCGCGGTGGTGTCAAACGTATCTCCGGTCTCATCTACGAGGAGGTGCGTGGGGTTTTGAAGGTTTTCTTGGAGAATGTGATCAGGGATTCGGTCACCTACACGGAGCATGCCAAGCGCAAGACCGTGACCGCCATGGACGTCGTGTATGCGCTGAAGCGCCAGGGGCGGACTTTGTATGGCTTCGGTGGTTGA
- the LOC132206253 gene encoding histone H1t-like produces the protein MVTTGGPQQRKKKKGAGRGCGGASRKRRRKKRPQMRAVLPPLPLPEHLEQGRRRRRRRRMQGINKLILQALSARKQPGGVSLTSLREALLSSGYDVEKNKSQLRTAVGGLVRNGSLVRTRGRGTRGGGRGEAGGCLRLSRRQKQQLKKQQQRQTRTRARGQRATTAAAVKGRRSPAARGGSGPRRKRKSGKPTAATTTTRARVRKGAGEKATTATHTTVTSRKTRTRRRN, from the coding sequence ATGGTGACCACCGGCGGCCCACAGCAGCGGAAGAAAAAGAAGGGGGCGGGCCGCGGCTGCGGGGGAGCCAGCAGGAAGCGGCGGCGGAAAAAGCGGCCGCAGATGCGGGCCGTGCTGCCGCCGCTGCCGCTGCCCGAGCACTTGGAGCAGGGCCGGCGGCGGAGGAGGCGCCGTAGGATGCAGGGCATCAATAAGCTGATCCTGCAGGCACTGTCGGCCCGCAAGCAGCCGGGCGGCGTGTCCCTGACCTCCCTGCGGGAGGCCCTGCTCTCCAGCGGCTACGACGTGGAGAAGAACAAGTCGCAGCTCCGCACGGCAGTCGGCGGCTTGGTCCGCAACGGCTCGTTGGTGCGGACCCGGGGCCGGGGGACCAGGGGTGGTGGGAGAGGGGAGGCAGGCGGCTGCCTGCGGCTCAGCCGGAGACAGAAGCAGCAGCTGAAGAAGCAGCAGCAAAGGCAGACGCGCACCAGGGCGAGAGGTCAGCGGGCGACCACCGCTGCCGCCGTCAAGGGGAGGAGGTCCCCGGCTGCGAGAGGCGGCAGCGGCCCCCGGCGGAAGAGGAAGTCGGGCAAGCCCACCGCCGCTACGACCACCACCCGGGCGAGGGTCAGGAAAGGAGCCGGGGAAAAGGCGACCACCGCCACCCACACAACGGTCACCTCCAGAAAAACTAGGACCAGGCGCAGAAATTAA
- the LOC132206252 gene encoding histone H1.10-like, with the protein MGYIDQATRVSSLKASPASTITSPRRLRQLLVATGALWCLMAETVPVRGDVPAATAPESAAVPAAAAAKKKAAYRPQKGGGGGATTAAAEQILEAVAAAKERQAPAKLGGSLKKTISAAGYEPMEKGGPGRPNPPPGSSSANKGGSASESGPGTSASTLQPEQRQQQEVKEEEVQDRPKKRATKRKAAPKRAAAAKGTKKAAAKSPRKGTAAKARKTPKRAAGKRATTGKKRR; encoded by the exons ATGGGCTACATTGACCAAGCGACTCGAGTATCCTCGCTGAAGGCTTCACCAGCATCGACAAT AACGTCGCCGCGGCGGCTCCGCCAGTTGTTGGTTGCGACGGGTGCGTTGTGGTGTTTGATGGCGGAGACTGTGCCTGTTAGAGGTGACGTCCCGGCGGCTACTGCCCCGGAATCTGCCGCAGTCCCAGCCGCCGCCGCCGCCAAGAAGAAAGCCGCTTACCGACCTCAGAAAGGTGGTGGAGGTGGCGCTACCACCGCGGCGGCAGAGCAGATTCTGGAGGCGGTGGCCGCTGCCAAGGAGCGCCAGGCGCCAGCCAAGCTCGGCGGGTCTCTGAAGAAAACCATCTCGGCCGCGGGTTACGAGCCGATGGAGAAGGGTGGCCCGGGTCGGCCCAACCCGCCGCCCGGTAGCTCTTCGGCCAACAAGGGGGGCTCGGCGAGCGAAAGCGGGCCCGGAACCTCCGCCTCCACCTTGCAGCCGGAGCAGAGgcagcagcaggaggtgaaggaggAAGAAGTTCAGGATCGGCCCAAGAAAAGAGCAACCAAGAGGAAAGCGGCCCCCAAAAGGGCGGCGGCGGCCAAAGGCACCAAGAAAGCGGCGGCCAAAAGCCCCCGGAAGGGGACGGCGGCCAAGGCCAGGAAAACCCCCAAGCGGGCGGCGGGGAAACGGGCGACGACGGGGAAGAAGAGAAGGTAG